One Benincasa hispida cultivar B227 chromosome 5, ASM972705v1, whole genome shotgun sequence genomic window carries:
- the LOC120078570 gene encoding uncharacterized protein LOC120078570 — protein sequence MMPREMFLLQLCSGMDENAIGTCAELIFSPTDASVIVCVSLPHAPPVASQQIGTSTKPSTLTPLTANQALSSPTLINVFGRGGEKMAFLQQQGIHVKIVPDKCLFEYLQF from the exons ATGATGCCTAGAGAAATGTTTCTATTGCAA CTTTGTAGTGGAATGGATGAAAACGCTATTGGCACTTGTGCTGAACTAATCTTTTCTCCAACTGATGCCTCCGTCATCGTTTGCGTGTCTCTGCCGCACGCACCGCCAG TTGCAAGCCAACAAATTGGGACTTCCACCAAGCCTTCGACACTCACACCATTAACGGCAAACCAGGCCCTCTCTTCCCCTACTCTGATAAAC gtgtttggaaGGGGTGGGGAGAAGATGGCTTTCTTGCAACAACAAGGGATTCACGTAAAAATTGTTCCTGATAAGTGCCTTTTTGAATACTTGCAGTTTTAG